A region from the Aegilops tauschii subsp. strangulata cultivar AL8/78 chromosome 5, Aet v6.0, whole genome shotgun sequence genome encodes:
- the LOC141022550 gene encoding uncharacterized protein — protein MARHLFNRIREGVVAHDPYFECKTDALGKLGFSSYQKCTAVIRMLAYGISGDPVDEYVRMSETTCLMSLYKFCQAVVAVFGPEYLRQPTVADTERLLATNAARGYPGMLGSIDFFARLVEGHSPPVNFEINGHQYNKGYYLADGIYPRWSTFVKTISNPQGEKRKRFAQMQESARNDVERAFGVLQSRWGIVRNPALSWDEGKLWEVITACVIMHNMIVEDERDDRIFDQGFDYQGENVEPLHQEPATFEQFVQFHRELHDWHSHLDL, from the exons ATGGCAAGGCATCTGTTCAATCGTATCCGAGAGGGAGTGGTTGCTCATGACCCATACTTCGAGTGCAAGACGGATGCCCTTGGCAAGCTTGGATTCTCCTCTTACCAGAAATGCACCGCGGTAATCCGCATGCTTGCATATGGAATTTCAGGTGATCCGGTGGATGAGTATGTGCGTATGAGTGAGACCACATGTCTAATGTCACTGTACAAGTTCTGCCAGGccgtggtggcagtgtttggccctgagtacttgaggCAGCCAACTGTCGCCGATACAGAGAGATTGTTGGCGACCAACGCAGCTAGAGGCTATCCAGgcatgcttggcagcatagatt TCTTCGCAAGGCTCGTAGAAGGCCACTCCCCACCTGTCAACTTTGAGATCAATGGCCACCAGTACAACAAGGGATACTATCTAGCTGATGGTATATATCCTCGGTGGTCAACTTTTGTGAAGACAATCTCGAACCCCCAAGGTGAGAAGAGAAAGAGATTTGCCCAAATGCAAGAGAGTGCTAGAAATGATGTGGAACGTGCTTTTGGTGTGCTTCAATCCCGATGGGGTATCGTTCGAAACCCTGCACTGTCATGGGATGAAGGGAAGCTTTGGGAGGTGAtaactgcttgtgtgatcatgcacaacatgatcgtcgaGGACGAGCGTGATGACAGGATCTTCGACCAAGGATTTGATTATCAAGGTGAAAATGTTGAGCCCCTGCACCAAGAACCGGCCACGTTTGAACAGTTTGTCCAATTTCATCGTGAACTGCATGATTGGCACTCGCATTTGGATCTTTAA